In Streptomyces sp. SN-593, a single genomic region encodes these proteins:
- a CDS encoding HNH endonuclease family protein: MGIRRTRALACTAVVAATLGVAGCKVTTQGADPTGTAATSGTTAASAAPGSALAAANALPVKGRAPKTGYSRDQFGPAWADVDHNHCDTRDDILTRDLTKRTYRAGTKDCIVTGGTLADPYTGTQIVYKRGASKVDIDHAVALSDAWQKGAQQWSKDRREDFANDPLNLLAVDSSTNRRKSDGDTATWLPPNTSYRCSYVARQVAVKKKYGLWVSSAEKDAMRKVLNTCPKQALPTG; this comes from the coding sequence ATGGGGATACGTAGGACGCGGGCGCTGGCCTGCACGGCGGTGGTGGCCGCGACGCTGGGCGTCGCCGGGTGCAAGGTCACCACCCAGGGCGCGGACCCCACCGGTACCGCGGCCACCAGCGGCACCACCGCCGCCAGCGCCGCTCCGGGCAGCGCGCTGGCCGCCGCGAACGCGCTTCCGGTCAAGGGGCGGGCCCCGAAGACCGGTTACTCGCGGGACCAGTTCGGCCCCGCGTGGGCCGACGTGGACCACAACCACTGCGACACCCGCGACGACATACTGACCCGCGACCTCACCAAGAGGACCTACCGGGCCGGCACCAAGGACTGCATCGTGACCGGCGGCACCCTCGCCGACCCGTACACCGGCACGCAGATCGTCTACAAGCGCGGCGCCAGCAAGGTGGACATCGACCACGCGGTGGCCCTGTCCGACGCCTGGCAGAAGGGCGCGCAGCAGTGGTCCAAGGACCGCCGCGAGGACTTCGCCAACGACCCGCTGAACCTGCTCGCCGTCGACTCGTCCACCAACCGCCGTAAGAGCGACGGCGACACCGCGACCTGGCTGCCGCCGAACACGTCCTACCGCTGCTCCTACGTGGCCCGCCAGGTCGCGGTGAAGAAGAAGTACGGGCTGTGGGTCAGCAGCGCGGAGAAGGACGCCATGCGCAAGGTGCTGAACACCTGCCCGAAGCAGGCGCTGCCGACCGGTTGA
- a CDS encoding serine/threonine-protein kinase: MTGRLIAGRYELASVIGQGGMGQVWTAYDRRLDRRVAVKLLRPDKVAGGENVEELRQRFDRECRVTAQVDHPGLVTVHDAGADGDELYLVMQFVEGGDLGAHLAAHTPYPWPWAVAVGAQLCAALSAVHAVPIVHRDLKPRNVMVRTDGTVTVLDLGVASVMDTDTTRLTHTGTPIGSPAYMAPEQAMGGAIGPRTDLYALGVVLHELLGGEVPFNAPTALGVLHGHLYEQPTPLRRIRPQVPEPLEALVLRLLAKDPQDRPEDAQDAFRQLVALVPPPGADRSAPLGPMDPTRPFLRPHAPWPDKPAPAPLPERPAHPPAVNSAGPDLAAAVDEVRRLLAAGRITQAVDVLGGLLPAAATKHGEHSPVLRSLRKQYAATLMEDGQYRRALPELRRLSDEFASQYGGADRTALQYRYEAAQCLEQLGDTTSALSEYRVLLPYFERWAAADPGPPLEIRRRIGHLLLSVGDRRAARDVLTRLLYDAERVRGPHHPFPAEVRRTLAWLGHVQG; this comes from the coding sequence ATGACCGGTCGGCTCATCGCCGGGCGGTACGAACTGGCCTCGGTCATCGGCCAGGGCGGCATGGGGCAGGTGTGGACCGCCTACGACCGGCGGTTGGACCGCCGGGTGGCGGTGAAGCTGCTGCGCCCGGACAAGGTCGCCGGCGGGGAGAACGTGGAGGAGCTGCGGCAGCGCTTCGACCGCGAGTGCCGGGTCACCGCGCAGGTCGACCACCCGGGCCTGGTCACCGTCCACGACGCGGGCGCCGACGGCGACGAGCTGTACCTGGTGATGCAGTTCGTGGAGGGCGGCGACCTCGGCGCGCACCTGGCCGCGCACACGCCGTACCCCTGGCCGTGGGCGGTCGCCGTCGGTGCGCAGCTTTGCGCGGCGCTGTCGGCGGTGCACGCCGTCCCGATCGTCCACCGCGACCTCAAGCCGCGGAACGTGATGGTCAGGACCGACGGCACCGTCACCGTGCTCGACCTGGGCGTGGCGTCCGTGATGGACACCGACACCACCCGGCTCACGCACACCGGGACACCGATCGGCAGCCCCGCCTACATGGCGCCCGAGCAGGCGATGGGCGGCGCGATCGGCCCGCGCACCGACCTGTACGCCCTCGGCGTGGTGCTGCACGAACTCCTCGGCGGCGAGGTCCCGTTCAACGCCCCCACCGCCCTCGGCGTGCTGCACGGCCACCTGTACGAGCAGCCGACGCCGCTGCGCCGGATACGGCCCCAGGTGCCCGAGCCGCTGGAGGCCCTGGTGCTGCGGCTGCTCGCCAAGGACCCGCAGGACCGCCCCGAGGACGCCCAGGACGCCTTCCGGCAGCTCGTCGCCCTGGTGCCGCCGCCCGGCGCGGACCGCTCCGCGCCGCTCGGCCCGATGGACCCGACCCGGCCGTTCCTGCGCCCGCACGCCCCGTGGCCGGACAAGCCCGCACCCGCGCCGCTGCCCGAGCGCCCCGCGCACCCGCCGGCGGTGAACTCCGCCGGCCCCGACCTGGCCGCCGCGGTCGACGAGGTGCGCCGGCTGCTGGCGGCCGGCCGGATCACCCAGGCCGTCGACGTGCTCGGCGGGCTGCTGCCGGCCGCCGCGACGAAGCACGGCGAGCACTCCCCGGTGCTGCGCAGCCTGCGCAAGCAGTACGCCGCGACCTTGATGGAGGACGGCCAGTACCGTCGCGCGCTGCCCGAACTGCGCCGCCTGTCCGATGAGTTCGCCTCCCAGTACGGCGGCGCGGACCGGACGGCCCTGCAGTACCGCTACGAAGCCGCCCAGTGCCTGGAGCAGTTGGGCGACACCACCTCCGCGCTGTCCGAGTACCGCGTCCTGCTGCCGTACTTCGAGCGCTGGGCGGCCGCCGACCCCGGACCGCCGCTGGAGATCAGGCGCCGGATCGGCCACCTGCTGCTGTCCGTCGGGGACCGCCGCGCGGCACGCGACGTGCTGACCCGCCTGCTGTACGACGCCGAGCGCGTCCGCGGTCCCCACCATCCTTTTCCGGCCGAAGTGCGCCGTACTCTCGCCTGGTTGGGGCATGTCCAGGGGTAA
- a CDS encoding nucleoside triphosphate pyrophosphohydrolase, with translation MTEEPDAVPAGRLVLLTMSHRVAPGLLSWPAWQVLRAADRVLCADPEHPQLPYLRQAGIAVEAATPTGQQLVDAAAGGRTVVYLPPDAGADRAVTDELARLGGSGRVAMPELELLPGSYDLPGARLLDLVRVMDRIRAECPWSAVRTHEDLAPYGIEEMYELVEAIEEGDRTAVREELGDVLLQVAFHAAVAEDDPEDPYDIDDVAAGLIAKLVHRHPHVFGDEHASTPEEVREIWARRKSAEKVRESVTEGVPVAAPALALAAKLASRAGDAGLPVPAAPAGPVPDGEDALGDHLLALAAAAQAAGLDPERALRHAARRYRAATKAAEAAARSDADHDGNGRTVEGG, from the coding sequence GTGACCGAAGAACCCGACGCCGTGCCCGCCGGACGCCTGGTGCTGCTCACCATGAGCCACCGGGTCGCCCCCGGCCTGCTGTCCTGGCCCGCCTGGCAGGTGCTGCGCGCGGCCGACCGCGTGCTGTGCGCCGACCCGGAGCACCCGCAGCTCCCCTACCTGCGGCAGGCCGGTATCGCCGTCGAGGCGGCGACGCCGACCGGGCAGCAGCTCGTGGACGCCGCCGCGGGCGGCCGCACCGTGGTGTACCTGCCGCCGGACGCCGGGGCGGACCGCGCCGTCACCGACGAACTGGCCCGGTTGGGCGGCTCCGGTCGCGTCGCGATGCCCGAACTGGAGCTGCTGCCCGGGTCGTACGACCTGCCCGGCGCCCGGCTGCTCGACCTGGTGCGGGTGATGGACCGGATCAGGGCCGAGTGCCCGTGGAGCGCGGTCCGCACCCACGAGGACCTCGCCCCGTACGGCATCGAGGAGATGTACGAACTCGTCGAGGCGATCGAGGAGGGCGACCGCACCGCCGTCCGTGAGGAGTTGGGCGACGTGCTGCTCCAGGTGGCCTTCCACGCCGCCGTCGCCGAGGACGACCCGGAGGACCCGTACGACATCGACGACGTCGCCGCGGGCCTGATCGCCAAGCTCGTCCACCGCCACCCGCACGTCTTCGGCGACGAGCACGCGAGCACCCCGGAGGAGGTCCGGGAGATCTGGGCGCGGCGCAAGAGCGCGGAGAAGGTCCGGGAGTCCGTCACCGAGGGCGTCCCGGTCGCCGCGCCCGCGCTCGCGCTCGCGGCGAAGCTCGCCTCCCGGGCGGGTGACGCCGGGCTGCCCGTGCCCGCCGCCCCGGCCGGGCCCGTGCCCGACGGCGAGGACGCGCTCGGCGACCACCTGCTCGCGCTCGCCGCCGCCGCGCAGGCCGCCGGCCTCGACCCGGAACGCGCCCTGCGGCACGCCGCGCGCCGCTACCGCGCGGCGACGAAGGCGGCGGAGGCGGCGGCGCGCAGCGATGCCGACCACGACGGCAACGGCCGTACCGTAGAAGGCGGTTGA
- the mfd gene encoding transcription-repair coupling factor — protein MSLNGLVDVVVEDAALAEAVESAAAGNRPQVDLVGPPAARPLVVAALAARARRTVLAVTATGREAEDLTAALRSLLPPDAVVEYPSWETLPHERLSPRSDTVGRRLAVLRRLAHPHAGDVAAGPVQVVVAPIRSVLQPQVKGLGDLEPVSLRRGGSADLDTVVDALAAAAYARVELVEKRGEFAVRGGILDVFPPTEEHPLRVEFWGDEVEEIRYFKVADQRSLEVAEHGLWAPPCRELLLTAQVRERAAALAAEHPELEELLGRIAEGIAVEGMESLAPVLVDDMELLLDVLPAGSTAVVCDPERVRTRAADLVATSREFLEASWAASAGGGAAPIDLGAASLWSIADVREHARTLGTPWWSVSPFAADEQGAAPAGPYDDRPTQGPELEFGDTLRLGMHAPELYRGDTARALADTKGWLADGWRAVYVTEGHGPAARLVEVLGGEGIAARLDPELAGPEQLAPSVVHVATGSLEHGFVDAALKVAVLTETDLSGQRSTAKDMGRMPSRRRKTIDPLTLTGGDYIVHEQHGVGRYVEMVQRTVQGATREYLVVEYAPAKRGQPGDRLFVPTDQLEQVTKYVGGEAPSLHRLGGADWTKTKARAKKAVKEIAADLIRLYSARMAAPGHTFGPDTPWQRELEDAFPYAETPDQLTTIAEVKSDMEKSVPMDRLICGDVGYGKTEIAVRAAFKAVQDGKQVAVLVPTTLLVQQHMGTFAERYSQFPVNVRALSRFQSDTEAKAVLEGLRDGSVDLVIGTHRLFSSETKFKDLGLVIVDEEQRFGVEHKEQLKKLRANVDVLTMSATPIPRTLEMAVTGIREMSTITTPPEERHPVLTFVGPYEDKQIGAAIRRELLREGQVFYIHNRVESIDRAAARLRAIVPEARIATAHGQMGESQLEQVVVDFWEKRFDVLVSTTIVESGIDIANANTLIVERGDTFGLSQLHQLRGRVGRSRERGYAYFLYPPEKPLTETAHERLATIAQHTEMGAGMYVAMKDLEIRGAGNLLGGEQSGHIAGVGFDLYVRMVGEAVADYRNALENGGEAEEELLEVKIELPVDAHVPHDYAPGERLRLQAYRSIAAATSEEDIAAVREELVDRYGKLPEPVENLLLVAALRILARKVGVGDITLQGGNVRFGPVELRESQELRLARVYPRSVVRHATKQVLVPRPATARIGGKPVVGRELLQWTAEFLTTVLDN, from the coding sequence ATGAGTCTGAACGGTCTGGTCGACGTCGTCGTCGAGGACGCCGCTCTCGCCGAGGCGGTCGAGTCCGCCGCCGCGGGCAACCGCCCACAGGTCGACCTGGTCGGCCCGCCCGCCGCCCGCCCGCTGGTGGTCGCCGCGCTGGCCGCCCGCGCGCGCCGCACGGTCCTGGCGGTCACCGCCACCGGCCGCGAGGCCGAGGACCTGACGGCGGCGCTGCGCTCGCTGCTGCCGCCGGACGCGGTGGTGGAGTACCCCTCGTGGGAGACGCTGCCGCACGAGCGGCTGTCGCCGCGCAGCGACACCGTGGGCCGGCGGCTGGCGGTGCTGCGCCGGCTGGCGCACCCGCACGCCGGCGACGTGGCGGCCGGCCCGGTCCAGGTGGTGGTCGCGCCGATCAGGTCGGTGCTCCAGCCGCAGGTCAAGGGGCTCGGCGACCTGGAGCCGGTCTCCCTGCGCAGGGGCGGCAGCGCGGACCTGGACACGGTGGTCGACGCCCTCGCGGCGGCCGCGTACGCCCGGGTGGAGCTGGTCGAGAAGCGCGGCGAGTTCGCGGTGCGCGGCGGCATCCTCGACGTCTTCCCGCCGACCGAGGAGCACCCGCTGCGGGTGGAGTTCTGGGGCGACGAGGTCGAGGAGATCCGTTACTTCAAGGTCGCCGACCAGCGCTCCCTGGAAGTGGCCGAGCACGGACTGTGGGCGCCGCCCTGCCGCGAGCTGCTGCTCACCGCCCAGGTCAGGGAGCGGGCGGCGGCGCTTGCCGCCGAGCACCCCGAGCTGGAGGAACTGCTCGGCAGGATCGCCGAGGGCATCGCGGTCGAGGGCATGGAGTCGCTGGCCCCGGTGCTGGTCGACGACATGGAACTGCTGCTGGACGTGCTGCCGGCCGGTTCGACGGCGGTGGTCTGCGACCCGGAGCGGGTCCGGACCCGCGCGGCGGACCTGGTGGCGACCTCCCGGGAGTTCCTGGAGGCGTCCTGGGCGGCCTCGGCGGGCGGGGGAGCGGCGCCGATCGACCTGGGCGCCGCCTCCCTGTGGTCCATCGCCGACGTCCGGGAGCACGCCCGCACGCTGGGCACCCCGTGGTGGTCGGTGAGCCCGTTCGCCGCCGACGAGCAGGGCGCCGCGCCCGCCGGGCCGTACGACGACCGCCCGACGCAGGGGCCCGAGCTGGAGTTCGGCGACACCCTGCGGCTGGGCATGCACGCGCCCGAGCTGTACCGCGGGGACACCGCCCGCGCGCTCGCCGACACCAAGGGCTGGCTGGCCGACGGCTGGCGCGCGGTCTACGTCACGGAGGGCCACGGACCGGCCGCGCGGCTGGTGGAGGTGCTGGGCGGCGAGGGCATCGCGGCCCGGCTGGACCCGGAGCTGGCCGGACCGGAGCAGCTCGCGCCCTCGGTGGTGCACGTGGCGACCGGGTCGCTGGAGCACGGCTTCGTGGACGCCGCGCTCAAGGTCGCGGTGCTCACCGAGACCGACCTGTCCGGGCAGCGGTCCACCGCCAAGGACATGGGGCGGATGCCCTCGCGCCGCCGCAAGACCATCGACCCGCTCACCCTCACCGGCGGCGACTACATCGTGCACGAGCAGCACGGCGTCGGCCGCTACGTGGAGATGGTGCAGCGCACCGTCCAGGGCGCCACCCGCGAGTACCTGGTCGTGGAGTACGCCCCAGCCAAGCGCGGCCAGCCGGGCGACCGGCTCTTCGTCCCCACCGACCAGCTCGAACAGGTCACCAAGTACGTGGGGGGCGAGGCCCCCTCGCTGCACCGGCTGGGCGGCGCGGACTGGACGAAGACCAAGGCGCGGGCGAAGAAGGCGGTCAAGGAGATCGCCGCCGACCTGATCCGGCTGTACTCCGCGCGCATGGCCGCCCCCGGCCACACGTTCGGCCCCGACACGCCCTGGCAGCGCGAGCTGGAGGACGCCTTCCCGTACGCGGAGACGCCCGACCAGCTCACCACCATCGCCGAGGTCAAGTCGGACATGGAGAAGTCCGTGCCGATGGACCGGCTGATCTGCGGCGACGTCGGGTACGGCAAGACCGAGATCGCGGTGCGCGCCGCGTTCAAGGCGGTGCAGGACGGCAAGCAGGTGGCGGTCCTGGTGCCGACCACCCTGCTGGTGCAGCAGCACATGGGCACCTTCGCCGAGCGGTACTCCCAGTTCCCGGTGAACGTCCGCGCCCTGTCCCGCTTCCAGAGCGACACCGAGGCGAAGGCGGTGCTGGAGGGGCTGCGGGACGGCAGCGTCGACCTGGTGATCGGCACCCACCGGCTGTTCTCGTCGGAGACGAAGTTCAAGGACCTCGGCCTGGTCATCGTGGACGAGGAGCAGCGGTTCGGCGTCGAGCACAAGGAGCAGCTCAAGAAGCTGCGGGCCAACGTCGACGTGCTCACCATGTCCGCGACGCCGATCCCGCGCACCCTGGAGATGGCGGTCACCGGCATCCGCGAGATGTCCACGATCACCACCCCGCCCGAGGAGCGGCACCCGGTGCTCACCTTCGTCGGTCCGTACGAGGACAAGCAGATCGGCGCCGCCATCCGCCGTGAACTGCTGCGCGAGGGCCAGGTCTTCTACATCCACAACCGGGTGGAGTCGATCGACCGGGCGGCGGCGCGGCTGCGCGCGATCGTCCCGGAGGCGCGCATCGCCACCGCGCACGGGCAGATGGGGGAGTCGCAGTTGGAACAGGTGGTGGTCGACTTCTGGGAGAAGCGGTTCGACGTCCTGGTGTCCACCACGATCGTGGAGTCCGGCATCGACATCGCCAACGCCAACACCCTCATCGTCGAGCGCGGCGACACCTTCGGCCTGTCCCAGCTCCACCAGTTGCGCGGCCGGGTGGGGCGCTCCCGGGAACGCGGCTACGCGTACTTCCTGTACCCGCCGGAGAAGCCGCTCACCGAGACCGCGCACGAGCGGCTGGCCACCATCGCCCAGCACACCGAGATGGGCGCGGGCATGTACGTGGCGATGAAGGACCTGGAGATCCGCGGCGCGGGCAACCTGCTCGGCGGCGAGCAGTCCGGCCACATCGCCGGCGTCGGCTTCGACCTGTACGTGCGGATGGTCGGCGAGGCGGTCGCGGACTACCGCAACGCGCTGGAGAACGGCGGCGAGGCGGAGGAGGAGCTGCTGGAGGTGAAGATCGAGCTGCCGGTCGACGCGCACGTCCCGCACGACTACGCGCCGGGCGAGCGGCTGCGGCTCCAGGCGTACCGGTCGATCGCCGCCGCCACCAGCGAGGAGGACATCGCGGCGGTGCGCGAGGAACTGGTCGACCGGTACGGCAAACTGCCCGAGCCGGTGGAGAACCTGCTGCTGGTCGCCGCGCTGCGGATACTCGCCCGCAAGGTGGGCGTCGGCGACATCACCCTCCAGGGCGGCAACGTCCGCTTCGGGCCGGTGGAGCTGCGCGAGTCCCAGGAGCTGCGGCTCGCCCGCGTCTACCCGCGCTCGGTGGTCCGGCACGCCACCAAGCAGGTGCTGGTGCCGCGCCCGGCGACCGCGCGGATCGGCGGGAAGCCGGTGGTGGGCCGCGAACTGCTCCAGTGGACCGCGGAGTTCCTGACCACGGTGCTCGACAACTGA
- a CDS encoding SurA N-terminal domain-containing protein, translated as MVRRRTAAVSTAAIALLLASPALTACGSGPDRAGAAAVVGDQRIAVSTVQARVTDLRDAASGDPQAEQAVAGATQLPTQVLNVIVQNRVVDRALADKHLTVTAGEVQREYDAEVQQLAGGSREQYEAGMLAQYGTPPDQIDSYLREKIGITKIIAALGYQPGSDGGEKALEDYMVKTAKSLDVHINPRYGVWDGTSASIGKVKDPWVVDKTPVAGTDDTAAAVGVA; from the coding sequence ATGGTCCGCCGCCGCACCGCCGCCGTCTCCACCGCAGCAATCGCCCTGCTGCTCGCGTCGCCCGCGCTGACCGCGTGCGGGTCCGGCCCCGACCGCGCGGGCGCGGCCGCGGTGGTCGGCGACCAGCGGATCGCCGTGTCGACCGTGCAGGCGCGGGTCACCGACCTGCGCGACGCCGCGAGCGGCGACCCGCAGGCCGAGCAGGCGGTGGCCGGCGCGACCCAGTTGCCCACCCAGGTGCTCAACGTCATCGTGCAGAACCGGGTGGTCGACCGGGCGCTCGCCGACAAGCACCTGACGGTGACCGCGGGCGAGGTGCAGCGGGAGTACGACGCGGAGGTGCAGCAACTCGCCGGCGGCAGCCGCGAGCAGTACGAGGCCGGCATGCTCGCGCAGTACGGCACGCCGCCCGACCAGATCGACAGCTACCTGCGCGAGAAGATCGGCATCACGAAGATCATCGCCGCGCTCGGCTACCAGCCGGGCAGCGACGGCGGCGAGAAGGCGCTGGAGGACTACATGGTGAAGACCGCCAAGTCCCTCGACGTGCACATCAACCCGCGGTACGGCGTGTGGGACGGCACGAGCGCGTCCATCGGCAAGGTCAAGGACCCGTGGGTGGTCGACAAGACGCCGGTGGCCGGCACCGACGACACCGCGGCGGCCGTCGGCGTCGCCTGA
- a CDS encoding DUF2079 domain-containing protein, giving the protein MDRAEAVIPAQEADSAPGTGAARAAGGIEGLRLRMSGGGADPYLLAVVFFAAYTALSVTRYRQLLTMSWDLGIFEQAIKSYAHLHAPVADLKGPGFNILGDHFSPITALVAPFYRVFPTPVTLLVAQALLFAVSVVPVTRVAGLLLGRGRGLAIGVAYALSWGVQKAVQFDFHEIAFAMPLLAFSLEAVLRRRWAAAMWWAVPLVFVKEDMGVTAAAIGLIVWWRTRQEPDPAGGGAAAVAPGPEAAESAGSAERAGGTPAAAQGLGPGADGAADRDGADAPDEDPDGHGGHGGHGPYGGRTADALRFGPWALGLAGFGVLMSALAFAVIIPAFNTTGGYDYWNKLNGNGAPMPGHIPFDTALHTLLWILLPTSGLLALRSPLILAALPTIGWRFVSHDDHYWGTDWHYSAVLMPVVMLALVDAAASCRRSPRPWLRSYASGLPAAAAGAALALTMTLPLAALDHSATYKVDARTKAIEHTLDQIPDGATVEANVGPISHLVHRTTVYWVGDTEGVTPQYIALDNTSGWAGDPLTYAKQLHPAATYTLVAENQGYVVLGLAAGTK; this is encoded by the coding sequence ATGGACAGGGCCGAGGCCGTCATCCCGGCGCAGGAGGCCGACTCCGCGCCGGGCACCGGGGCGGCACGGGCCGCCGGCGGCATCGAGGGGCTGCGGCTGCGCATGTCCGGCGGCGGTGCGGACCCCTACCTGCTGGCGGTCGTCTTCTTCGCGGCCTACACGGCGCTGTCGGTGACCCGCTACCGGCAACTGCTGACCATGTCGTGGGACCTGGGCATCTTCGAGCAGGCGATCAAGTCCTACGCCCACCTGCACGCGCCGGTCGCCGACCTCAAGGGGCCCGGCTTCAACATCCTCGGCGACCACTTCAGCCCGATCACCGCCCTGGTCGCGCCCTTCTACCGGGTCTTCCCGACCCCGGTGACGCTGCTGGTCGCGCAGGCGCTGCTGTTCGCGGTGTCGGTGGTCCCGGTGACCCGGGTGGCCGGGCTGCTGCTCGGACGCGGGCGCGGACTCGCGATCGGGGTGGCGTACGCGCTGTCGTGGGGGGTGCAGAAGGCCGTCCAGTTCGACTTCCACGAGATCGCCTTCGCGATGCCGCTGCTGGCGTTCTCCCTGGAGGCGGTGCTGCGGCGGCGGTGGGCGGCGGCGATGTGGTGGGCGGTGCCGCTGGTCTTCGTCAAGGAGGACATGGGGGTGACCGCCGCGGCGATCGGCCTGATCGTGTGGTGGCGCACCCGGCAGGAGCCGGACCCGGCAGGCGGCGGTGCGGCGGCCGTCGCGCCCGGGCCGGAGGCGGCGGAGTCCGCGGGGTCCGCGGAGCGCGCCGGGGGGACGCCCGCGGCGGCGCAGGGCCTCGGCCCCGGCGCGGACGGAGCCGCCGACCGGGACGGCGCGGACGCCCCGGACGAGGACCCCGACGGCCACGGGGGCCACGGAGGCCACGGGCCGTACGGCGGGCGGACCGCGGACGCGCTGCGCTTCGGCCCCTGGGCGCTGGGCCTGGCCGGCTTCGGGGTCCTCATGTCCGCGCTCGCCTTCGCCGTGATCATCCCGGCGTTCAACACCACCGGCGGCTACGACTACTGGAACAAGCTGAACGGGAACGGCGCCCCGATGCCCGGGCACATCCCGTTCGACACCGCGCTGCACACCCTGCTGTGGATCCTGCTGCCCACCTCCGGGCTGCTCGCGCTGCGCTCCCCGCTGATCCTGGCCGCGCTGCCCACCATCGGCTGGCGGTTCGTCTCCCACGACGACCACTACTGGGGCACCGACTGGCACTACAGCGCCGTACTGATGCCGGTGGTGATGCTCGCCCTGGTGGACGCCGCCGCGTCCTGCCGGCGCAGCCCGCGCCCCTGGCTGCGCTCCTACGCCTCCGGCCTGCCGGCGGCCGCCGCGGGCGCCGCCCTGGCGCTGACGATGACCCTCCCGCTGGCGGCGCTCGACCACTCGGCCACCTACAAGGTCGACGCCCGCACCAAGGCGATCGAGCACACCCTCGACCAGATCCCCGACGGGGCCACCGTGGAGGCCAACGTCGGCCCGATCAGCCACCTGGTGCACCGCACCACCGTGTACTGGGTGGGCGACACCGAGGGCGTCACCCCGCAGTACATCGCGCTGGACAACACCTCCGGCTGGGCCGGCGACCCGCTGACGTACGCCAAGCAGTTGCACCCGGCCGCGACCTACACCCTGGTCGCGGAGAACCAGGGCTACGTGGTGCTGGGGCTGGCCGCCGGCACGAAGTAG